From a region of the Bacillus oleivorans genome:
- a CDS encoding tetratricopeptide repeat protein, giving the protein MSLRKQGLKSLKDGNLEEATSYFLKAIEEQPEDPIAYINLGDVFVMLGEADRALPLFQKAIDIDEDMATAYYSIGTVYYKKEKYKEALEFYEKALKNGLQSADLYFMLGMCMVQLEQPKLAVPYLQRATELSPDDTEAHLQYGLVLGGLGYFEPAKKEFELVLSFDPNQPDAHYNLGVVYYMHEDDLNSAKKCFEKAIEIKPDHALAAYGLKLIEKMAK; this is encoded by the coding sequence ATGTCACTTCGTAAACAAGGATTAAAAAGCTTAAAGGATGGTAATCTTGAAGAAGCGACCTCATATTTTTTAAAGGCCATTGAAGAGCAGCCGGAAGATCCAATTGCCTATATTAACTTAGGCGATGTATTTGTAATGCTCGGAGAAGCAGATCGTGCACTTCCGCTATTTCAGAAGGCCATTGATATCGACGAAGATATGGCAACTGCCTACTACAGTATAGGTACCGTTTATTATAAAAAAGAAAAGTATAAAGAAGCGTTAGAGTTCTATGAAAAGGCCTTAAAAAACGGCCTTCAATCAGCCGATCTCTATTTTATGCTAGGCATGTGTATGGTTCAGCTGGAACAGCCGAAACTAGCGGTTCCTTATCTCCAAAGGGCAACTGAGCTGAGTCCGGATGATACAGAGGCACATCTGCAATACGGTCTTGTTTTAGGAGGCTTGGGCTATTTTGAGCCTGCCAAAAAGGAGTTCGAACTTGTTCTCTCCTTTGATCCGAATCAGCCTGACGCCCACTATAATCTCGGTGTTGTCTATTATATGCATGAAGATGACTTAAACAGTGCTAAAAAATGCTTTGAAAAAGCAATTGAAATCAAGCCAGACCATGCACTAGCCGCTTATGGGCTCAAATTAATTGAGAAGATGGCAAAGTAA